In Chitinophaga nivalis, a single genomic region encodes these proteins:
- a CDS encoding HmuY family protein — MRKSSIFLAACLLAMACRKSETAPDSGPPAIAKEQFIKNIESSYSKQVFINFKTGQLTTQPEGTNWDLGFYSAQLKINGGPMTNPVRDGRARAAILPVAYKDLKELPDLNGLKQDIAGEDFALGYRSGGKSWYYMTDEMVYIPYPGKCIFLQTADGEGFVKMEILSYYRDMPSLKGQTYKTLSEREGFITIRYQYIGKNEKFQ, encoded by the coding sequence ATGAGAAAATCTAGCATTTTCCTGGCAGCATGCCTGTTGGCTATGGCTTGCCGGAAATCTGAAACCGCGCCGGATAGCGGACCTCCGGCGATTGCAAAAGAGCAATTTATTAAGAACATCGAGTCTTCCTATAGTAAGCAGGTGTTTATTAATTTCAAAACCGGGCAATTAACAACACAGCCCGAAGGCACCAACTGGGACCTTGGATTTTACAGCGCGCAGCTGAAAATAAACGGAGGCCCTATGACAAACCCCGTGCGTGATGGGAGGGCCCGTGCCGCTATTTTACCTGTAGCCTATAAAGACCTGAAAGAGTTGCCAGACCTGAATGGGCTGAAACAGGATATTGCCGGTGAAGACTTTGCACTCGGCTATCGTAGTGGTGGGAAAAGCTGGTATTATATGACCGATGAAATGGTATATATACCTTATCCCGGTAAATGTATATTCCTGCAAACCGCCGATGGGGAAGGGTTTGTAAAGATGGAAATACTCAGCTATTACCGGGATATGCCATCGCTGAAAGGGCAGACCTACAAGACCCTGAGCGAACGGGAAGGCTTTATTACCATCCGTTATCAATACATCGGAAAAAACGAAAAATTCCAGTAA
- a CDS encoding glycoside hydrolase family 30 protein, translating into MGRNEMMMRIKIGTCLGLLLMITATAQQQKQPKPAAGIQVWLTTPDRSALLQQQPALRWHSKDNGTPVITIDPAITFQQMDGFGFTLTGGSADLIHSLPEKQQDALLKELFLPEGKGIGISYIRLSIGASDLSDTVFTYDDMPAGQSDPDLQHFSMAREQKALLPVLKKIRTLHPAIKILGSPWSAPVWMKTNSSFIGGSLQAGYYAAYARYFVKYVQAMQAAGIRIDAITPQNEPLHPGNNPSMYMEAAAQGTFVKDHLGPAFRAAGITTKIILYDHNCDRPDYPLSILKDPAAYPFVDGSAFHLYAGDISALSVVHDQFPEKHIYFTEQWSDGKGSFSEELKGNVSRLIIGACRNWSRNVLQWNLAADPQWHPHTDQGGCTQCLGAITIDGTTITRNVSYYVIGHAAKFVPAGSVRMASTTVPQLDNVAFRTPDHKTVLIVVNRQATVQSFQVRLKGRWMYASLPAGAVATYVCN; encoded by the coding sequence ATGGGGAGGAACGAAATGATGATGCGGATAAAAATAGGGACCTGTCTTGGCCTGCTGTTGATGATAACAGCAACGGCACAGCAGCAAAAACAACCGAAACCGGCAGCAGGGATACAGGTATGGCTCACCACACCGGACCGGTCTGCCCTGTTGCAGCAGCAGCCAGCATTGCGATGGCACAGCAAGGATAACGGTACACCTGTGATAACGATAGATCCGGCAATTACTTTTCAGCAGATGGATGGTTTCGGATTTACCCTCACGGGAGGTAGTGCCGATCTGATTCACAGCCTGCCGGAAAAACAGCAGGACGCCTTGCTGAAAGAGTTATTTCTGCCGGAAGGAAAGGGTATTGGTATCAGCTATATCCGCCTGAGTATCGGTGCTTCTGATCTCAGCGATACGGTGTTTACCTATGATGATATGCCGGCCGGACAAAGCGATCCGGATTTGCAGCATTTCAGTATGGCCCGCGAACAAAAGGCATTGCTGCCTGTATTGAAAAAAATAAGGACGCTCCATCCGGCAATAAAAATTTTAGGTTCACCCTGGTCGGCGCCTGTCTGGATGAAAACAAATTCCTCTTTTATCGGCGGTAGTTTGCAAGCGGGATATTATGCAGCATATGCCCGTTACTTTGTGAAATATGTACAGGCGATGCAGGCAGCAGGCATACGCATAGATGCCATCACGCCACAGAATGAACCGCTGCATCCGGGCAATAATCCCAGCATGTATATGGAGGCCGCCGCTCAGGGAACCTTTGTGAAAGATCACCTGGGGCCGGCTTTCCGGGCAGCAGGTATCACTACTAAAATCATCCTGTATGATCATAACTGTGACCGGCCGGATTATCCGTTGTCGATACTGAAAGATCCGGCAGCTTATCCGTTTGTGGATGGTTCTGCCTTTCATTTATATGCCGGAGATATCAGTGCGTTGTCGGTGGTACATGATCAGTTCCCGGAGAAGCATATTTATTTTACGGAACAATGGTCGGATGGAAAAGGTAGTTTTTCCGAAGAGCTGAAAGGCAATGTGAGTCGTTTGATCATAGGCGCCTGCCGCAACTGGAGCCGTAATGTGCTGCAATGGAACCTGGCGGCAGATCCGCAGTGGCATCCGCATACCGATCAAGGAGGCTGTACGCAGTGTTTAGGTGCGATTACGATTGATGGCACCACCATTACCCGCAATGTTTCCTATTATGTAATCGGACATGCCGCTAAATTTGTGCCGGCAGGATCAGTGAGAATGGCGAGTACTACTGTTCCGCAACTCGATAATGTGGCATTTCGTACGCCTGATCATAAAACGGTATTGATTGTTGTCAACCGGCAGGCGACCGTACAGTCTTTTCAGGTGCGCCTGAAAGGCCGGTGGATGTATGCCTCCCTACCGGCTGGTGCGGTGGCTACCTATGTCTGTAACTAA
- a CDS encoding RagB/SusD family nutrient uptake outer membrane protein, with amino-acid sequence MSKKYFTYITVMAGMWLFGACSDKFLEIEPKGSYLESNYYRNQTEAFNGLVAVYDVVGWQGGGFVTKVGALNAAADDHYAGGGGSSDMMALQVMSNWTLTPITGPQEELWKKGFAGVFRANIMLTKLPGVPMEEHIKKRYEAETKFLRAFFYFDLVRLFKNIPLFTKPVTTAEMYGVVQATPEAVYDQIEADLKAAIAETNLPDQVPRQGEAGRVTKGAAHALLGKVYLYRQKWTDAARELELVNGTTPGQVNAVYGYKLIPRFADLWKSDAVSKFSSESILEVAYNSTSGGVWSAVGSTEGNLLNIMTGPRGYSTLKDGAPDYVSGWSFLVFTPEFYRFMHDDPRFGATVADLDSLKRNGIARYDAGYMNTGYFLNKFAGRVSNISKGGGNLELNFPQNMYEIRLADTYLMEAEARIKAGESGGAGSRAYALLNAVRARVGLGPLPATFDHIFNERRLELAGEGHRWFDLVRTGRAAAALGSRGFIAGRHDILPIPLLEMENTKLEQSKEWGGTK; translated from the coding sequence ATGAGCAAAAAATACTTTACCTATATCACCGTGATGGCAGGCATGTGGTTGTTCGGCGCCTGCAGCGATAAATTCCTGGAAATAGAACCGAAAGGCAGTTACCTGGAATCCAACTATTACCGCAATCAAACGGAAGCCTTTAACGGCCTGGTAGCCGTGTATGATGTAGTAGGCTGGCAAGGCGGCGGATTCGTGACCAAAGTAGGGGCGTTGAATGCAGCAGCAGATGATCATTATGCGGGTGGCGGCGGATCATCGGATATGATGGCATTGCAGGTGATGTCTAACTGGACACTGACGCCGATTACCGGGCCGCAGGAGGAGTTGTGGAAAAAAGGATTTGCGGGCGTATTCCGTGCGAATATTATGCTGACCAAACTACCCGGTGTACCTATGGAGGAGCATATTAAAAAGCGTTATGAGGCGGAAACAAAATTCCTGCGGGCTTTCTTCTATTTTGACCTGGTACGGTTGTTTAAAAACATTCCGTTATTCACCAAACCGGTTACCACTGCTGAAATGTATGGTGTGGTACAGGCTACACCGGAAGCCGTATATGATCAGATAGAAGCGGATCTGAAAGCAGCCATTGCAGAAACGAATCTGCCGGATCAGGTGCCGCGGCAGGGAGAAGCCGGCCGTGTCACCAAAGGTGCGGCACATGCCCTGCTGGGAAAAGTATACCTGTACCGGCAAAAATGGACCGATGCAGCGAGAGAACTGGAACTGGTAAATGGCACTACCCCTGGCCAGGTAAATGCGGTGTATGGCTATAAACTGATTCCCCGCTTTGCTGATCTGTGGAAATCAGATGCAGTAAGTAAGTTCAGTTCGGAATCTATTCTGGAGGTGGCCTATAATTCCACCTCGGGTGGTGTATGGAGTGCAGTAGGCAGTACAGAAGGCAATCTGCTGAATATTATGACGGGACCAAGAGGTTACTCCACCCTGAAAGATGGCGCACCTGATTATGTTTCCGGCTGGAGCTTCCTGGTATTTACACCGGAGTTTTACCGGTTTATGCATGATGATCCGCGCTTTGGCGCTACCGTTGCAGACCTGGATAGTTTGAAGCGAAATGGCATTGCACGGTACGATGCCGGTTATATGAATACCGGTTATTTCCTGAATAAATTTGCCGGAAGGGTTTCCAATATTTCAAAAGGCGGCGGAAACCTGGAATTGAATTTTCCGCAGAATATGTATGAAATAAGACTGGCTGATACTTACCTGATGGAAGCAGAGGCGCGTATCAAAGCGGGAGAAAGTGGGGGCGCCGGCAGCCGCGCCTATGCCTTGCTGAATGCTGTGCGGGCGCGTGTAGGGCTGGGGCCTTTGCCTGCTACCTTTGATCATATTTTTAACGAGCGGCGGTTGGAGCTGGCCGGAGAAGGACATCGCTGGTTTGACCTGGTGAGAACCGGCAGGGCAGCGGCAGCATTAGGCAGCAGAGGTTTTATTGCCGGCCGGCATGATATCCTGCCGATTCCTTTGCTGGAAATGGAAAATACTAAACTGGAACAAAGCAAGGAATGGGGAGGAACGAAATGA